A region of Halosolutus amylolyticus DNA encodes the following proteins:
- a CDS encoding dolichyl-phosphate hexose transferase, whose amino-acid sequence MGTYNEEAAIGKVLSDIEDVTDGKAEVVCVDGSSDRTPEIAREHGATVVTQRPQGYGVAVRAAILEPDRPIVVTTDCDDTYPMEQLPEFLELINDGYDVVSGDRLYHGADAMPAFNRFGNHAFAAIASVLMGTRVHDTTTGMRAYRRDVVESIEWTENTGLSAELLVRPLMRGYDVREHPIEYRERAGETKLDPIQGGAAIAKSIVKVCLEERFR is encoded by the coding sequence ATGGGCACGTACAACGAGGAGGCGGCGATCGGGAAAGTCCTCTCGGACATCGAGGACGTCACCGACGGGAAGGCGGAGGTCGTCTGCGTCGACGGCTCCTCGGACCGCACGCCGGAGATCGCTCGCGAGCACGGCGCGACGGTCGTCACCCAGCGCCCGCAGGGGTACGGCGTCGCCGTCCGCGCGGCGATCCTCGAACCCGATCGGCCGATCGTCGTGACGACCGACTGCGACGACACCTATCCGATGGAACAACTGCCCGAGTTCCTCGAGTTGATCAACGACGGCTACGACGTCGTCAGCGGCGACCGACTCTACCACGGGGCCGACGCGATGCCGGCGTTCAACCGTTTCGGCAACCACGCCTTCGCCGCGATCGCGAGCGTCCTCATGGGGACCCGCGTCCACGACACGACGACGGGGATGCGCGCGTACCGTCGGGACGTCGTCGAGTCGATCGAGTGGACCGAGAACACCGGCCTCTCCGCGGAACTCCTCGTTCGGCCGCTGATGCGCGGCTACGACGTTCGCGAACACCCGATCGAGTACCGCGAGCGCGCCGGGGAGACGAAACTCGATCCGATCCAGGGCGGGGCCGCCATCGCGAAGTCGATCGTCAAAGTCTGTCTCGAAGAGCGGTTCCGGTGA
- a CDS encoding pentapeptide repeat-containing protein, which yields MSEDRCGYVANISGIGDKGSVCCWRPTWQETDRCIWHTDSTVPAPTYERNRPEDGERLDGADFRQAPLSGSDLLAGCSLVDADFTDATLDSADLSRTDLRRATFRDVDAHGTSFRDANLHDAVFVFADLRSADFRGSRLYRAGLTDVRLNLDTAFDERPVYEDELSGDPSADEVTERAESARWVYRELQRLYEENAFSERAIDYYVREMDLRRRQAWRVRNYLVALKLAGSRWIMRYGTSPWRVVTASLVLILFCAILYPLTGGIQEVGADTAVTYRVEDPTETPGGVLLRAFFKSLYFSVITFATLGYGDIQPVGSWARAIAGIETMLGSLLMALLVFVLTRSVRF from the coding sequence ATGTCCGAGGATCGCTGCGGCTACGTCGCGAATATCAGCGGCATCGGCGACAAGGGATCGGTCTGTTGCTGGCGACCCACCTGGCAGGAGACCGATCGCTGCATCTGGCACACCGACAGTACGGTGCCGGCACCCACCTACGAGCGGAATCGCCCCGAAGACGGCGAACGCCTCGACGGCGCGGACTTTCGCCAGGCACCGCTAAGCGGGAGCGACCTGCTAGCCGGGTGTTCGCTCGTCGATGCCGACTTCACAGACGCGACGCTCGACAGCGCGGACCTCTCGCGGACCGACCTCCGTCGGGCGACGTTTCGGGACGTCGACGCCCACGGGACCTCCTTTCGGGACGCGAACCTCCACGACGCGGTGTTCGTCTTCGCCGACCTCCGGAGCGCGGACTTTCGGGGTTCGCGGCTCTACCGTGCAGGGTTGACCGACGTTCGGCTCAACCTCGACACCGCGTTCGACGAGCGGCCGGTCTACGAGGACGAACTCTCCGGGGACCCGTCCGCGGACGAGGTCACCGAACGGGCCGAATCCGCACGGTGGGTCTACCGGGAACTTCAGCGCCTCTACGAGGAAAACGCGTTTTCCGAGCGCGCTATCGACTACTACGTTCGGGAGATGGACCTGCGGCGGCGACAGGCGTGGCGCGTCAGGAACTATCTGGTCGCGCTCAAACTTGCCGGCTCCCGCTGGATCATGCGCTACGGGACGAGCCCCTGGCGGGTCGTGACGGCGTCGCTCGTCCTGATCCTCTTCTGTGCGATCCTCTACCCGCTCACGGGCGGCATCCAGGAGGTGGGGGCCGACACCGCCGTGACCTACCGGGTCGAGGATCCGACTGAAACGCCCGGCGGCGTCCTCCTCCGGGCGTTCTTCAAGAGCCTCTACTTCAGCGTCATTACCTTCGCCACGCTCGGGTACGGCGACATCCAGCCGGTCGGCAGTTGGGCACGGGCGATCGCCGGAATCGAGACGATGCTCGGCTCCTTGCTGATGGCGCTGCTGGTGTTCGTCCTCACTCGGAGCGTCCGCTTTTAG
- a CDS encoding ArnT family glycosyltransferase translates to MPDPRRRLSSSSVRHRLAGIRDVADREALVALCIAVLGGVTVFTIATQLFPYHSSNDDEAVYLLQAAMLLEGQLELHAGDLAGAFRPWFFVQDGGRLYPKYSPVPAAMYAVSMALFDEPRVTLALVAAGNAALTYVLASMVFDRRVGVGAAALFAASPMTLLSSSVFLPYAPTTLLNLVFAVAYLRGVRDGRLRDAGLAGVAIGLAFFARPYTAVLFAAPFICHACWSILRSVRDGEDRSLPNPVRRNALTAAIGLAFVGVTLAYNARLTGSALTFPYEAFAPRDGPGFGTRRILDHSIAYTPALALEVNGYVLWYLATRWFTAGPIGTLAALAGLGLALRRWRPPPLDRLSRGDSTDRSPNEGSAGGGRTDDRSTDGEAAAVGRTAGLLLAGLLVTVPLGNLAFWGNFNVLAGMADPTTGLVSQFGPFYHFDLLVPLSIFAAFGLVVGWRRLRNGAIRDRLAASRSPRAVRSVLLAALVTSVLVVSVANAALLSAPIERNAAHTDRFESAYEPFEERDLENAVVFQPTPYGQWQNHPFQSLRNDPGFDGELVYALDGPPERDFAVLDAYPDRDYYRYTYRGEWSPAPDAPIEAALEPLSIRDGESFAGETVVGVPQGVDRAVVRLENESGAMATLRIADPGDSIAVEWALESGSVGDGAGNESGARARLAAAGNATVPLDATDEVVLEITLVQFDGGTFTYRQEVTVRTTGDGIEVVWPSERRGCLLVTDCGTEGAYLPDRSDTHREWESFETRLTER, encoded by the coding sequence ATTCCAGACCCCCGACGTCGGCTCTCCTCGTCGTCCGTCCGTCACCGTCTCGCCGGAATTCGCGACGTCGCCGACCGCGAGGCGCTCGTTGCCCTCTGTATCGCCGTTCTCGGCGGCGTCACCGTGTTCACGATCGCGACGCAGCTGTTCCCGTACCACTCCAGTAACGACGACGAGGCCGTCTACCTCCTGCAGGCGGCCATGCTCCTCGAGGGGCAACTGGAACTCCACGCAGGCGACCTCGCCGGCGCGTTCCGACCGTGGTTCTTCGTCCAGGATGGGGGTCGACTCTACCCGAAGTACTCGCCCGTTCCGGCCGCGATGTACGCCGTCTCGATGGCTCTCTTCGACGAGCCGCGGGTGACGCTGGCGCTCGTCGCGGCCGGCAACGCCGCGCTGACCTACGTCCTCGCTTCGATGGTCTTCGATCGACGAGTCGGCGTCGGCGCCGCGGCCCTCTTCGCCGCCTCGCCGATGACCCTGCTCTCGTCGTCCGTGTTCCTGCCCTACGCGCCGACGACGCTCCTGAACCTGGTCTTCGCCGTCGCGTACCTCCGTGGCGTCCGCGACGGCCGTCTCCGTGACGCCGGGCTGGCTGGGGTGGCGATCGGGCTCGCCTTTTTCGCCCGTCCGTACACGGCCGTCCTCTTCGCCGCGCCGTTCATCTGTCACGCCTGCTGGTCGATCCTGCGATCGGTGCGCGACGGCGAGGATCGATCGCTCCCGAACCCGGTCCGACGGAACGCGCTGACGGCGGCGATCGGACTGGCGTTCGTCGGCGTCACGCTCGCGTACAACGCCCGGCTCACCGGATCGGCCCTGACGTTCCCCTACGAGGCGTTCGCACCGCGTGACGGCCCAGGCTTCGGGACCCGGCGGATCCTCGACCACTCGATCGCGTACACCCCGGCGCTGGCGCTCGAGGTCAACGGCTACGTTCTCTGGTACCTCGCGACCCGCTGGTTCACCGCGGGGCCGATCGGCACGCTCGCCGCGCTCGCGGGACTCGGTCTCGCGCTCCGGCGGTGGCGTCCACCGCCGCTCGATCGGCTCTCGAGGGGAGACTCTACCGATCGATCGCCGAACGAGGGATCGGCGGGCGGCGGGCGGACGGACGACCGATCGACGGACGGCGAAGCGGCGGCCGTCGGCCGAACCGCGGGGCTCCTCCTCGCCGGCCTGCTGGTGACCGTGCCGCTCGGCAACCTCGCGTTCTGGGGGAATTTCAACGTGCTCGCGGGGATGGCCGACCCGACGACCGGACTGGTCTCCCAGTTCGGCCCCTTCTATCACTTCGATCTGCTCGTTCCCCTGTCGATCTTCGCCGCGTTCGGCCTCGTGGTCGGCTGGCGGCGGCTCCGTAACGGGGCGATTCGCGATCGACTCGCTGCGTCGCGCTCGCCTCGCGCAGTCCGGAGCGTCCTCCTCGCGGCCCTGGTGACGAGCGTCCTCGTCGTGAGCGTCGCCAACGCCGCCCTCCTCTCGGCGCCGATCGAGCGCAACGCGGCCCACACCGATCGGTTCGAGTCGGCCTACGAGCCGTTCGAAGAGCGCGACCTCGAGAACGCGGTCGTCTTCCAGCCGACGCCGTACGGTCAGTGGCAGAACCACCCGTTCCAGTCGCTCCGAAACGATCCCGGCTTCGACGGCGAGCTCGTCTACGCGCTCGACGGGCCGCCAGAGCGGGACTTCGCGGTGCTCGACGCCTACCCCGATCGCGACTACTACCGGTACACCTACCGGGGCGAGTGGTCGCCGGCTCCCGACGCTCCGATCGAGGCGGCGCTCGAACCGCTGTCGATCCGTGACGGCGAGTCGTTCGCCGGCGAGACCGTCGTCGGCGTCCCCCAGGGGGTCGATCGGGCGGTGGTCCGTCTCGAAAACGAGAGCGGCGCGATGGCCACCCTTCGGATCGCCGATCCGGGGGACTCGATCGCGGTCGAGTGGGCTCTCGAATCCGGGAGCGTCGGTGACGGCGCCGGTAACGAAAGCGGCGCCAGAGCGCGGCTGGCGGCCGCCGGGAACGCGACGGTCCCGCTCGATGCGACCGACGAGGTCGTCCTCGAAATCACGCTGGTCCAGTTCGACGGCGGGACGTTCACGTACCGGCAGGAAGTGACCGTCCGGACGACCGGCGACGGGATCGAGGTCGTCTGGCCGTCCGAACGACGGGGCTGTCTGCTCGTCACGGATTGTGGCACCGAAGGGGCCTATCTACCCGATCGATCGGATACCCACCGCGAGTGGGAGTCCTTCGAGACGCGACTCACGGAACGGTAA
- a CDS encoding extracellular solute-binding protein yields the protein MTRHDGSAGRRAFLVGSAALGTAGLAGCLGLIGSEDDDGENVFGQIGSGREGRPEPGGTPVEELPDLEGELTVYSGRSEFLVGSLVNDLEEYYDDFSIDPRYGDSADLVNQISQEGSGTPADVFYTVDAAALGQLADNGQARSLSDDLLEMVRSEFRTDQWIGTSGRARTIPYNTDALSESDMLDSIDAYATDFDGDLGWAPSYGSCQSFVTAMRLLEGEDATREWLQGVVDAGITEYGGEYEVCDAVNNGEIDAGLTNHYYIQRVRDGSDDASIAAAFTEGDAGSVFDVAGAAVTDAADDPDLAENFVRHLLSSQAQEYFATSTFEYPLISGVEPVGDLPTIDELDVPDLDLAQLSDRQPAIDLMREVGINT from the coding sequence ATGACTCGACACGACGGTTCGGCGGGCCGCCGGGCGTTCCTCGTCGGCTCGGCCGCACTCGGCACGGCAGGACTGGCCGGCTGTCTCGGCCTGATCGGTAGCGAGGACGACGACGGCGAGAACGTCTTCGGACAGATCGGCTCCGGTCGCGAGGGGCGGCCGGAACCCGGCGGCACGCCGGTCGAAGAGCTCCCGGATCTGGAGGGCGAACTCACCGTCTACTCCGGCCGCAGCGAGTTCCTCGTCGGTTCGCTCGTCAACGACCTGGAGGAGTACTACGACGACTTCTCGATCGATCCCCGCTACGGCGACTCGGCGGACCTCGTCAACCAGATCAGCCAGGAGGGGTCGGGGACGCCCGCGGACGTCTTCTACACGGTCGATGCGGCCGCGCTCGGTCAACTCGCCGACAACGGACAGGCGCGATCGCTCTCGGACGACCTCCTCGAGATGGTCCGCTCTGAGTTCCGGACCGACCAGTGGATCGGAACCTCGGGCCGCGCGCGGACGATCCCGTACAACACGGATGCGCTCTCGGAGAGCGACATGCTCGACAGCATCGACGCCTACGCGACGGACTTCGACGGCGACCTCGGCTGGGCGCCCTCCTACGGCTCCTGCCAGTCGTTCGTCACTGCGATGCGCCTCCTGGAGGGCGAAGACGCGACCCGCGAGTGGCTCCAGGGCGTCGTCGACGCGGGAATCACCGAGTACGGCGGCGAGTACGAGGTCTGTGACGCGGTCAACAACGGCGAGATCGACGCCGGCCTCACGAACCACTACTACATCCAGCGGGTCCGCGACGGGTCGGACGACGCGTCGATCGCCGCCGCCTTCACCGAGGGCGACGCGGGATCGGTCTTCGACGTCGCCGGTGCCGCCGTCACCGACGCGGCGGACGACCCGGACCTCGCGGAGAACTTCGTCCGCCACCTGCTCTCCTCGCAGGCCCAGGAGTACTTCGCTACATCGACGTTCGAGTACCCGCTGATCTCCGGCGTCGAGCCGGTCGGCGACCTGCCGACGATCGACGAACTGGACGTCCCGGACCTCGATCTGGCCCAGCTGTCGGACCGCCAGCCGGCGATCGACCTCATGCGCGAGGTCGGGATCAACACCTGA
- a CDS encoding alpha-1 4-glucan-protein synthase has product MSQDICVVVPTIREYECMRSYFENAREHGFDLSRLHVVLVTEDFCETEEMETMLEEEDVSGEVFDGTRREEWYADHGIGEYGHVVPAASHAETSFGLLYMWAHDGFEYGFFIDDDTLPHEDVDFFGTHMDNLAFEGEIEAVSSDENWVNVLYQNADVHGLYPRGYPYSAMGETIETGTTAIESGEIVASQGLWTNVPDLDAVRILMDGDLQGQAQTRTTVEDFGDDFVAARGNYLTVCSMNLAFRREVIPAFYQLPMDDNEWDVGRFDDIWSGVFLKRACDVLGKRIYNGAPLCEHNKAPRSTFDDLNNEVPGLELNEHLWRVVDDVGADADSYAAVFEAMGAELAHGDWSDYTNGAFFTHVGEYMLDWLDCLHALDRSSSRTAESTVIS; this is encoded by the coding sequence ATGAGTCAGGATATCTGCGTTGTCGTCCCGACGATACGGGAGTACGAGTGCATGCGCTCGTACTTCGAGAACGCCCGCGAGCACGGGTTCGACCTCTCGCGACTTCACGTCGTCCTCGTCACGGAGGACTTCTGCGAGACCGAGGAGATGGAGACGATGCTCGAGGAAGAGGACGTCTCCGGCGAGGTCTTCGACGGGACGCGCCGCGAGGAGTGGTACGCCGACCACGGCATCGGGGAGTACGGTCACGTCGTCCCGGCGGCGAGCCACGCCGAAACGAGTTTCGGGCTGCTCTACATGTGGGCCCACGACGGGTTCGAGTACGGCTTCTTCATCGACGACGACACCCTGCCCCACGAGGACGTGGACTTCTTCGGGACTCACATGGACAACCTCGCCTTCGAGGGCGAGATCGAGGCGGTCTCCTCCGACGAAAACTGGGTCAACGTCCTCTACCAGAACGCGGACGTTCACGGCCTCTATCCGCGGGGCTACCCCTACTCGGCGATGGGCGAGACGATCGAGACCGGCACGACCGCGATCGAGTCCGGCGAGATCGTCGCCTCGCAGGGACTCTGGACCAACGTCCCGGACCTCGACGCCGTTCGCATCCTCATGGACGGCGACCTCCAGGGACAGGCCCAGACCCGCACGACGGTCGAGGACTTCGGCGACGACTTCGTCGCCGCTCGCGGGAACTACCTCACCGTCTGCTCGATGAACCTCGCCTTCCGCCGCGAGGTGATCCCCGCGTTCTACCAGTTGCCGATGGACGACAACGAGTGGGACGTCGGTCGGTTCGACGACATCTGGTCGGGCGTCTTCCTCAAGCGGGCCTGCGACGTGCTCGGCAAGCGAATCTACAACGGCGCGCCGCTGTGCGAGCACAACAAGGCCCCGCGAAGCACGTTCGACGACCTCAACAACGAGGTGCCGGGGCTCGAACTCAACGAACACCTCTGGCGAGTAGTCGACGACGTCGGAGCGGACGCCGACTCCTACGCCGCGGTCTTCGAGGCGATGGGGGCCGAACTCGCACACGGCGACTGGTCCGACTACACCAACGGCGCGTTCTTCACCCACGTCGGCGAGTACATGCTCGACTGGCTCGACTGCCTCCACGCGCTCGATCGATCGTCCTCCCGCACGGCAGAATCGACGGTTATAAGTTGA
- a CDS encoding lysylphosphatidylglycerol synthase transmembrane domain-containing protein, protein MCGERRSPIDGQRSSPRSRETGVASTSGDDSGARSNGPGDGPAIGGVAAALTRRRVTIAGTVLVLLGLAVAAREIDVGTIAAEVATADPLVLAAAVAVYVVSWPIRGRRYGSILRSIGHPAGTTFLTLAVFVSQTANLAIPARAGDAVRASVVNTYRDVPYASGFASLTVERVFDLATIAILAGVAMAWLAIGDGTGPLEIVAATGGARTAFVAAGIVTAATLGVGAVVVTSARSTRGFGGWLRSRIDDSPRLQGVLEAALRFAADVQTVAREPRAIAAVGGASLVVWSLDVLTAVLVLAALDSGLPTGTLLAVGTLAVSVGNLAKVLPLSQGGVGLYEAAFTAIVVGLTPVGASTALAAALVDHALKNVVTLVGGAGAVASLGVSLSSAAEKSRPDRSSETGNFLGSPKK, encoded by the coding sequence ATGTGCGGCGAGCGGCGGTCCCCGATCGACGGCCAGCGATCGTCCCCGCGGAGTCGCGAGACTGGGGTGGCGTCGACCAGCGGTGACGACTCCGGAGCACGGTCGAACGGGCCCGGCGACGGGCCGGCGATCGGCGGCGTCGCCGCGGCGCTGACGCGACGCCGGGTGACCATCGCGGGCACCGTCCTCGTCCTCCTCGGGCTGGCGGTCGCGGCCCGAGAAATCGACGTCGGCACGATCGCCGCGGAGGTCGCGACGGCCGACCCGCTCGTGCTGGCCGCAGCGGTCGCCGTCTACGTCGTCTCGTGGCCGATCCGGGGCCGCCGCTACGGGTCGATCCTCCGGTCGATCGGTCACCCGGCCGGGACGACGTTTCTCACGCTCGCCGTCTTCGTCAGCCAGACGGCCAACCTCGCGATCCCGGCGCGGGCCGGCGACGCGGTTCGCGCGTCCGTCGTCAACACCTACCGGGACGTCCCCTACGCGTCGGGATTCGCCTCGCTGACCGTCGAGCGCGTCTTCGATCTGGCGACGATCGCCATCCTGGCTGGCGTCGCGATGGCCTGGCTGGCGATCGGCGACGGGACCGGCCCACTCGAAATCGTCGCAGCGACCGGCGGCGCGCGGACCGCGTTCGTCGCCGCGGGGATCGTGACCGCCGCGACCCTCGGCGTCGGGGCCGTCGTCGTGACGTCGGCCCGATCGACCCGCGGGTTCGGCGGGTGGCTCCGATCGCGGATCGACGACTCGCCGCGACTCCAGGGGGTGCTCGAGGCCGCCCTCCGGTTCGCGGCGGACGTGCAGACGGTCGCCCGCGAGCCGCGGGCGATCGCCGCGGTCGGTGGGGCGAGCCTGGTCGTGTGGTCGCTGGACGTGCTCACCGCGGTGCTCGTCCTCGCGGCGCTCGATAGCGGCCTGCCGACGGGAACCCTGCTCGCGGTCGGGACCCTCGCGGTCAGCGTCGGAAACCTCGCGAAGGTCCTGCCGCTCTCCCAGGGCGGGGTCGGACTCTACGAGGCGGCGTTCACGGCGATCGTCGTCGGTCTCACGCCCGTCGGCGCGAGCACGGCGCTGGCGGCCGCGCTCGTCGACCACGCGCTGAAGAACGTCGTGACGCTGGTCGGCGGGGCGGGCGCGGTCGCGTCGCTCGGCGTCTCCCTGTCGAGCGCCGCCGAGAAGTCCCGTCCGGACCGATCGTCGGAGACCGGCAACTTTTTAGGCTCACCTAAAAAATAG
- the thsB gene encoding thermosome subunit beta, with product MQQGQPMIVMSEDSQRVKDKDAQDYNISAARAVAEAVRSTLGPKGMDKMLVDSMGSVTITNDGVTILQEMDIDNPTAEMIIEVAETQEDEAGDGTTTAVAIAGELLKNAEDLLEQDIHPTAIIKGFHLASEQAREEIDDIAENVDTEDEDLLRSVAETSMTGKGTEVNKEYLAELIVEAIRQVTVENDEGENVVDLEYLNIETQTGRSAGESDLLEGGIVDKDPVHDNMPRSAEDADILLLNSAIEVEETDVDTEVSVTDPDQLQKFLDREEQQLREKVDAIADLGADVVLCQKGIDDLAQHYLAKEGILAVRRAKKSDLEFLKEVVGANIVSDLESATEDDLGYGDITRDDEDELFYVEGEDAHGVTLLLRGSTDHVVDELERGVNDALDVVAQTVSDGRVLAGGGAIEVELASRLRDYADSVSGREQLAVEAFADSLELVPRVLAGNAGLDSIDTLVDLRAAHDDGDVTAGLNVFSGDVEDTFEAGVVEPAHAKEQAVTSAAEAANLVLKIDDIISAGDLSTDKGDDEEGGAPGGMGGGMGGGMGGMM from the coding sequence ATGCAGCAGGGACAGCCGATGATCGTAATGAGCGAGGACTCCCAGCGCGTCAAGGACAAGGACGCGCAGGACTACAACATCAGCGCCGCGCGTGCGGTCGCTGAAGCCGTTCGCTCCACCCTCGGCCCGAAAGGGATGGACAAGATGCTCGTCGACTCGATGGGCTCCGTCACCATCACGAACGACGGCGTCACCATCCTCCAGGAGATGGACATCGACAACCCGACGGCCGAGATGATCATCGAGGTCGCCGAGACCCAGGAGGACGAGGCCGGTGACGGCACCACGACGGCCGTCGCGATCGCCGGCGAACTGCTCAAGAACGCCGAGGACCTCCTCGAGCAGGACATCCACCCGACGGCGATCATCAAGGGCTTCCACCTCGCGAGCGAGCAAGCCCGCGAGGAGATCGACGACATCGCCGAGAACGTCGACACCGAGGACGAGGACCTCCTGCGCTCGGTCGCCGAAACGTCGATGACCGGCAAGGGCACCGAGGTCAACAAGGAGTACCTCGCGGAACTCATCGTCGAGGCCATCCGCCAGGTCACCGTCGAGAACGACGAGGGCGAGAACGTCGTCGACCTCGAGTACCTCAACATCGAGACCCAGACCGGCCGTAGCGCCGGCGAGTCCGACCTCCTCGAGGGCGGCATCGTGGACAAGGACCCCGTCCACGACAACATGCCCCGCTCGGCGGAAGACGCCGACATCCTCCTGCTGAACTCCGCGATCGAGGTCGAAGAGACCGACGTCGACACCGAGGTCTCCGTCACCGATCCGGACCAGCTCCAGAAGTTCCTCGATCGCGAGGAACAGCAGCTCCGCGAGAAGGTCGACGCGATCGCCGACCTCGGCGCGGACGTCGTCCTCTGCCAGAAGGGCATCGACGACCTCGCCCAGCACTACCTCGCCAAGGAGGGCATCCTCGCCGTCCGCCGCGCCAAGAAGTCCGACCTCGAGTTCCTCAAGGAGGTCGTCGGCGCGAACATCGTCTCCGACCTGGAGAGCGCGACCGAGGACGACCTCGGCTACGGTGACATCACGCGCGACGACGAGGACGAACTGTTCTACGTCGAGGGCGAGGACGCCCACGGCGTCACCCTCCTGCTTCGGGGCTCGACCGACCACGTCGTCGACGAACTCGAGCGCGGCGTCAACGACGCCCTCGACGTCGTCGCCCAGACCGTCTCCGACGGTCGCGTGCTGGCCGGCGGCGGTGCGATCGAGGTCGAACTCGCCTCGCGCCTGCGCGACTACGCCGACTCCGTCTCCGGTCGCGAGCAGCTGGCCGTCGAGGCATTCGCCGACTCGCTCGAACTCGTCCCGCGCGTCCTCGCCGGGAACGCCGGCCTCGACTCGATCGACACGCTGGTCGACCTCCGCGCGGCCCACGACGACGGCGACGTCACGGCCGGTCTGAACGTCTTCTCGGGCGATGTCGAGGACACCTTCGAGGCTGGCGTCGTCGAACCGGCCCACGCCAAGGAACAGGCGGTCACCTCCGCCGCCGAGGCCGCGAACCTCGTCCTCAAGATCGACGACATCATCTCCGCCGGCGACCTGTCGACGGACAAGGGCGACGACGAAGAGGGCGGCGCACCCGGCGGCATGGGCGGCGGTATGGGCGGCGGCATGGGCGGCATGATGTGA
- the lrp gene encoding HTH-type transcriptional regulator Lrp, which produces MTYENLDAKLVNALLGDGRASLRSLAEELDVSVTTVSNHLSDLEEQGVIEGYTPRVDYDAVGYDVTAVIQLQVEGNALPDITDTLREHRQMTSVYEVTGDYDVIAIGKFKDTDGMNDQIKQLLTDPDIKASNTSVVLNAVSENEQFELDVKDT; this is translated from the coding sequence ATGACGTACGAAAATCTCGACGCAAAGCTAGTGAATGCCCTCCTTGGCGACGGCCGGGCGAGCCTCCGCAGCCTCGCGGAGGAGCTCGACGTGTCCGTGACGACGGTCTCGAATCACCTCTCGGATCTCGAGGAACAGGGCGTGATCGAAGGGTACACGCCGCGCGTGGACTACGACGCGGTCGGCTACGACGTGACTGCTGTCATCCAGCTTCAGGTCGAAGGGAACGCCCTGCCGGACATCACGGATACGCTCCGCGAACACCGCCAGATGACCAGCGTCTACGAGGTCACCGGCGACTACGACGTGATCGCCATCGGCAAGTTCAAAGACACCGACGGGATGAACGACCAGATCAAACAACTCCTCACGGATCCCGACATCAAGGCCTCGAACACCAGCGTCGTCCTCAACGCGGTCAGCGAAAACGAGCAGTTCGAACTCGACGTCAAGGACACGTAA